A region from the Ralstonia pickettii genome encodes:
- the chrA gene encoding chromate efflux transporter, whose amino-acid sequence MTASATPSRTHQAASAMEVLAVFLRLGLTSFGGPVAHIGYFRREFVERRRWLDDATFTDLVALCQFLPGPASSQVGFSVGLLRAGWRGGLAAWCGFTLPSVLLLLAFAMLAPRLGGPVGTGLIHGLKLVAVAVVAQAVWDMARKLCPDWQRAGIALISITVLSALTTVYAQLVVIVLGAGLGLALCRSSQRASGGAGKGQETAFRVPHAASIGSLVLFCALLFGLPVVAELHPWMPAKVFDAFYRSGALVFGGGHVVLPLLEHQTVATGWVTPNDFLAGYGAAQAVPGPLFTFAAFLGWTIGPGLNHWAGAALATVGIFLPGLLLVIAALPYWQALRARRSMAAVLAGVNAAVVGLLAFALYTPVWTSAVRSWSDVSVAVIAFLLLTRWKTPPLIVVALCAAAGVAAAMLG is encoded by the coding sequence ATGACCGCATCTGCCACTCCGTCCCGCACACATCAAGCGGCGTCTGCCATGGAAGTGCTGGCGGTTTTCCTCAGGCTGGGTCTCACGAGTTTTGGCGGCCCGGTCGCGCATATCGGCTATTTCCGCCGCGAGTTCGTGGAGCGTCGGCGCTGGCTGGACGACGCCACATTCACCGATCTGGTTGCGCTGTGCCAGTTCCTGCCGGGGCCTGCGAGCAGCCAGGTCGGGTTTTCTGTCGGGCTGCTCCGGGCGGGATGGCGCGGCGGGTTGGCGGCGTGGTGCGGCTTTACGCTGCCCTCCGTCCTGTTGCTGCTGGCCTTTGCGATGCTCGCGCCGCGCCTGGGCGGCCCGGTTGGAACTGGCCTGATCCACGGTTTGAAGCTGGTTGCCGTTGCGGTGGTGGCGCAGGCCGTGTGGGACATGGCGCGCAAGCTTTGTCCTGACTGGCAGCGCGCGGGCATTGCGTTGATCAGCATCACCGTGCTCAGCGCGCTGACGACTGTTTACGCGCAACTCGTCGTCATCGTGCTCGGCGCCGGGCTTGGGCTGGCGTTATGTCGATCGTCCCAGCGAGCCAGTGGCGGAGCGGGGAAGGGGCAGGAAACCGCATTCCGGGTGCCCCACGCGGCCAGCATTGGCAGCTTGGTGCTGTTCTGTGCGCTGCTGTTCGGCCTTCCGGTGGTCGCGGAGCTTCATCCGTGGATGCCCGCCAAGGTCTTCGACGCGTTCTATCGTTCAGGCGCGTTGGTATTCGGGGGCGGGCACGTCGTGCTTCCGCTTCTGGAGCATCAGACGGTCGCCACGGGTTGGGTCACCCCGAACGATTTCCTCGCGGGCTACGGTGCTGCGCAGGCCGTGCCGGGGCCGTTGTTCACCTTTGCCGCCTTTCTCGGCTGGACGATCGGGCCGGGGCTGAACCACTGGGCCGGGGCTGCACTGGCCACGGTGGGCATTTTTCTGCCGGGCCTGCTGCTGGTCATCGCGGCATTGCCTTATTGGCAGGCGTTGCGCGCGCGTCGTTCCATGGCGGCTGTGCTGGCGGGTGTGAATGCGGCCGTGGTTGGATTGCTGGCGTTCGCCCTTTACACGCCCGTCTGGACGAGCGCAGTCCGGTCATGGAGCGATGTTTCCGTCGCGGTGATTGCGTTCTTGCTGCTGACACGATGGAAAACGCCACCGTTGATCGTGGTGGCGTTGTGTGCGGCGGCAGGGGTCGCCGCCGCCATGCTGGGCTGA
- the dbpA gene encoding ATP-dependent RNA helicase DbpA, with protein sequence MTIEPTAAPFSTLALPPAVLANLTQLGYTDMTPIQAASLPIALAGHDLIAQAKTGSGKTAAFALALLARLDARSFDVQAMVLCPTRELADQVAQEIRRLARAEENVKVLTLCGGTPMRPQAASLEHGAHVIVGTPGRIMDHLERGNLGLGALKTLVLDEADRMLDMGFFDDIATVVRQCPADRQTLLFSATYPEGIAKLSQRILRNPKEVKLQERHDDSKIRQRFYEVTDSQRLHAVGLLLKHYRPVSTLAFCNTKQQCRDLLDVLRAQGIHALALHGELEQRERDQVLIQFANRSCSVLVATDVAARGLDIAQLEAVINVDVTPDPEVHVHRIGRTGRADDNGWALSLASMDEMGRVGNIEEAMGREVEWHKLDELDTGNDAPLLPPMETLQILGGRKEKIRPGDVLGALTGDAGFRGDQIGKINVTEFSTYVAVERGIAREALRKLNAGTMKGKKVRVRLMDE encoded by the coding sequence ATGACCATCGAACCGACCGCCGCGCCTTTCAGCACCCTGGCGCTCCCCCCTGCCGTGCTGGCGAACCTCACGCAGCTTGGCTACACCGACATGACGCCGATCCAGGCCGCAAGCCTGCCGATCGCCCTTGCGGGCCACGACCTGATCGCGCAGGCCAAGACCGGCAGCGGCAAAACCGCAGCGTTTGCGCTGGCCCTGCTCGCACGGCTCGACGCGCGCAGCTTCGACGTACAGGCGATGGTGCTCTGCCCCACGCGCGAGCTTGCCGATCAGGTTGCGCAGGAGATCCGCCGCCTGGCCCGCGCCGAAGAGAACGTGAAAGTCCTGACGCTCTGCGGTGGCACACCCATGCGCCCCCAGGCAGCCAGCCTGGAGCACGGCGCCCACGTCATCGTCGGCACGCCAGGACGCATCATGGACCACCTCGAGCGCGGCAACCTCGGGCTCGGCGCGCTGAAAACGCTTGTCCTCGACGAAGCCGACCGCATGCTCGACATGGGCTTCTTCGACGACATCGCGACGGTCGTGCGCCAATGCCCGGCCGACCGGCAAACGCTGCTGTTCTCGGCAACGTACCCGGAAGGCATTGCGAAGCTGAGCCAGCGGATTCTGCGCAACCCGAAAGAAGTAAAACTCCAAGAGCGCCACGACGACAGCAAGATTCGCCAGCGCTTCTACGAGGTGACCGACAGCCAGCGGCTGCATGCGGTCGGGCTGCTGCTCAAGCACTATCGGCCGGTGAGCACGCTCGCGTTCTGCAACACGAAGCAGCAATGCCGGGACCTGCTCGACGTGCTGCGCGCGCAGGGCATTCACGCGCTGGCGTTGCATGGCGAACTCGAACAGCGCGAACGCGACCAGGTGTTGATCCAGTTCGCGAACCGCAGTTGCTCGGTGCTGGTTGCGACAGACGTTGCCGCGCGCGGGCTCGATATCGCGCAGCTCGAAGCGGTGATCAACGTTGACGTGACGCCTGATCCCGAAGTGCATGTGCACCGGATTGGCCGCACAGGCCGAGCCGATGACAACGGCTGGGCGTTGAGCCTCGCCAGCATGGACGAGATGGGCCGCGTCGGCAACATCGAAGAAGCGATGGGCCGTGAGGTCGAATGGCACAAACTCGACGAGCTTGATACCGGCAACGATGCGCCGCTGCTGCCGCCCATGGAAACGCTGCAGATTCTGGGTGGGCGCAAGGAGAAGATCCGCCCCGGCGATGTGCTCGGCGCACTGACCGGGGATGCCGGCTTTCGCGGCGACCAGATCGGCAAGATCAACGTGACGGAATTCTCGACCTACGTCGCGGTCGAACGCGGCATCGCGCGCGAGGCGCTGCGCAAGCTCAATGCCGGCACGATGAAGGGCAAGAAAGTCAGGGTTCGGTTGATGGATGAGTGA
- a CDS encoding fasciclin domain-containing protein: protein MKRYQLAKLSGVLLSLAIISGGYASVSMAAMGDGEATTMVGGAPMYPSKNIIQNAVNSKDHTTLVAAVKAGGLVETLSGPGPFTVFAPTNQAFAALPAGTVDQLLKPESKPTLVKVLTYHVVPGRLTAQDLMKAVADGGGKAMLKTVEGDPLTVMQKGDRLTVTDDKGGVAVVTIGNVYQSNGVIHVVDKVLMP, encoded by the coding sequence ATGAAACGGTATCAACTGGCAAAGTTGTCTGGTGTTCTGCTTTCCCTCGCAATCATTTCTGGCGGCTATGCGTCCGTGTCGATGGCTGCAATGGGCGATGGCGAAGCGACCACCATGGTGGGCGGCGCTCCGATGTATCCGTCCAAGAACATTATTCAAAATGCGGTCAATTCGAAGGATCACACCACGCTTGTTGCGGCCGTGAAGGCAGGCGGCTTGGTTGAAACGCTGTCTGGGCCAGGGCCATTCACCGTGTTTGCACCGACCAACCAGGCCTTTGCGGCGCTGCCGGCCGGCACGGTCGATCAGTTGCTCAAGCCGGAAAGCAAACCCACCTTGGTCAAGGTGTTGACCTATCACGTGGTGCCCGGCCGGCTTACGGCGCAAGACCTGATGAAGGCCGTCGCAGATGGCGGCGGCAAGGCGATGCTCAAAACCGTGGAGGGCGATCCGCTCACGGTCATGCAGAAGGGCGACCGCCTGACCGTCACTGACGACAAGGGCGGTGTCGCCGTCGTGACGATCGGCAACGTGTACCAGTCGAACGGCGTGATTCACGTCGTGGACAAGGTATTGATGCCGTAA
- a CDS encoding sigma-70 family RNA polymerase sigma factor, which translates to MSSQFRYAQDVHCGKHAGDIPLPHPVMGNRGRRNHMHVVGASLPEAEGTLSARQEAARERLAELLKQTGEGSKSAFAELYTLTSPKLYSLAYTILRSSGEAEDVLQDIFVAIWQRADQFDPQRGTAMTWLISLTRNKSIDRLRQSRETTAEEADWGQIIDERATPSEVVDMSQERRRLESCLRKLEGRQRGVIVEAFYTGVTYAELAARLSVPVGTMKTWVRRSLLQLKMCLEQQS; encoded by the coding sequence ATGTCATCTCAATTTCGCTACGCTCAAGACGTTCATTGCGGGAAGCACGCCGGTGATATACCTTTGCCGCATCCCGTCATGGGCAACCGAGGCAGGCGAAATCATATGCACGTTGTCGGAGCATCTTTGCCCGAAGCCGAGGGCACGTTATCAGCGCGCCAGGAAGCCGCCCGCGAGCGGCTTGCTGAGCTGCTCAAGCAGACGGGCGAAGGAAGCAAATCGGCGTTCGCAGAACTCTACACGCTGACTTCTCCCAAACTCTATTCGTTGGCGTACACCATCCTGCGCAGTTCAGGCGAAGCCGAAGACGTGCTGCAGGATATATTCGTCGCCATCTGGCAACGCGCCGATCAGTTCGATCCGCAGCGGGGGACCGCCATGACATGGTTGATCTCGCTCACCAGGAACAAATCGATCGATCGACTTCGGCAGTCGCGCGAGACCACTGCCGAAGAGGCGGATTGGGGCCAGATCATTGATGAGCGGGCAACGCCATCCGAAGTGGTGGACATGAGTCAGGAGCGTCGGCGTCTGGAAAGTTGCCTTCGCAAGCTGGAGGGGCGCCAGCGTGGTGTGATCGTGGAAGCGTTCTATACCGGGGTGACTTACGCTGAACTCGCCGCGCGTCTGAGCGTACCGGTCGGCACCATGAAAACGTGGGTGCGACGCAGCCTGCTTCAACTCAAAATGTGCCTGGAGCAGCAGTCATGA
- a CDS encoding anti-sigma factor has product MTPDRDLECAEYVLGLLDTEERSAVERALHEEAGLQAAVDAWASRLSPLGETVTSRQPPARVWRRIEADLGLVERTGTPQSVPESRMQRFWNSIQFWRLVALATTFAMVAVVAVNLFLVPTSEAPSGLKSAYAATAITGDDGVPHWTATVDKAKREIIVVPAVAFQVSDSASTELWLIPENSKPISLGVFPSNRSTSIVLSKENAAKLNARSALAVSVEPKGGSPTGQATGPVVGKGAMHET; this is encoded by the coding sequence ATGACGCCAGATCGCGATCTGGAATGCGCCGAATACGTTCTCGGTTTGCTGGACACCGAAGAGCGTAGCGCCGTGGAGCGTGCACTGCATGAAGAGGCTGGGCTGCAAGCAGCAGTCGATGCTTGGGCGTCTCGTCTTTCACCCCTTGGTGAGACTGTGACTTCCAGGCAGCCACCGGCGCGTGTGTGGAGGCGAATCGAAGCCGACTTGGGGCTCGTCGAACGCACTGGCACGCCCCAGTCTGTTCCGGAGTCTCGCATGCAGCGTTTCTGGAACAGCATTCAGTTCTGGCGACTGGTGGCGCTCGCGACAACCTTTGCAATGGTCGCCGTCGTCGCGGTGAATCTCTTCCTTGTACCGACCTCGGAAGCCCCGTCCGGGCTGAAGTCGGCTTATGCTGCCACGGCCATCACCGGGGACGATGGCGTGCCCCATTGGACCGCGACCGTCGACAAAGCAAAGCGCGAGATCATCGTCGTGCCGGCCGTCGCATTTCAGGTTTCGGACAGTGCTTCAACAGAACTCTGGCTGATTCCAGAAAACAGCAAACCGATTTCGTTGGGCGTCTTCCCCTCCAATCGCTCGACTTCAATTGTGTTGTCGAAGGAAAACGCCGCCAAACTCAATGCCCGTTCAGCGCTGGCTGTTTCGGTAGAGCCCAAAGGCGGTTCTCCGACGGGTCAAGCGACGGGTCCTGTGGTCGGCAAGGGCGCCATGCATGAGACGTGA
- a CDS encoding DUF3429 domain-containing protein has protein sequence MTTDTASQRGFAALLGIGGLIPFIVLAGLSLGDTSSRVEYQRSLLVYATCITSFVGAVHWGLALRTASATRVPRVQLVWSVVPSLAAWVVAISSEVPVALVRMAVVLAVCWLTDAVFARRGAIPAWYFRLRSVLTVVAVASLALSGFAGLL, from the coding sequence ATGACTACGGATACGGCGAGCCAGCGCGGCTTCGCAGCCTTGCTCGGTATTGGCGGGCTCATACCCTTCATCGTGCTGGCCGGGCTCTCTCTGGGGGATACATCAAGCCGCGTTGAGTACCAACGTTCACTGCTGGTGTATGCGACGTGCATTACGTCGTTTGTAGGGGCAGTGCACTGGGGTCTCGCCCTTCGCACGGCAAGCGCAACGCGCGTGCCTCGCGTGCAACTCGTCTGGAGCGTTGTTCCATCGCTCGCTGCCTGGGTGGTCGCAATCAGCAGCGAGGTGCCCGTTGCTCTTGTCAGGATGGCCGTTGTGTTGGCGGTCTGCTGGTTGACGGACGCTGTGTTTGCGCGTCGCGGCGCAATACCTGCCTGGTACTTTCGGCTACGCAGCGTACTGACCGTCGTAGCAGTGGCGTCGCTGGCGCTTTCGGGTTTTGCAGGCCTGCTCTAA